The segment CGACATCTGCGCCAGGACATGCGCTTCAACCTCGGCTGGTGGGGCTTCACCTTCCCGCTGGCGGTCTTCACCCTGGCCACCTTCGAGTTGCAGCGGCGCACCGGCATCGCCTTTTTCGGCCCCGTGGCGGCGGCGCTGGCCCTCGGACTGGCGCTGATCTGGCTGCAGGTGATGGCCCGCACGCTGGCCGGTCTCTGGCATGGCGAACTGTTCCAGGCGCCCTGTCTTGCGGCTGCCGCAGGACTTTCCCGCACCTGACCGGTGAAACTGCGACCATCTGTGATTGCCCGCGACCTGCCGGCTGGGCGAAAATAGCGGCCTTTTTTCGATTAGCCGTCTATTCAGACCTGCAGGAGATAAGCGATGCCCAGCCGTCGTGAGCGTGCCAATGCCATTCGTGCCCTGAGCATGGATGCGGTGCAGAAAGCCAACAGCGGCCACCCCGGCGCCCCCATGGGGATGGCCGATATCGCCGAAGTGCTCTGGCGGGATTACCTGCAGCACAACCCGAACAACCCCGAATGGCCCAACCGCGACCGCTTCGTGCTGTCCAACGGCCACGGCTCGATGCTGAACTACTCGCTGCTGCACCTCACCGGCTACGACCTCACCATCGAAGACCTGAAGAACTTCCGCCAGCTCGGCAGCCGCACCCCGGGCCACCCGGAATACGGCTACACCGCCGGCGTCGAGACCACCACCGGTCCGCTGGGCCAGGGCATCGCCAACGCCGTTGGTTTCGCCATCGCCGAAAAGACCCTGGCTGCCCAGTTCAACCGTGACGGCCACAACATCGTCGACCACAACACCTACGTGTTCCTCGGCGATGGCTGCATGATGGAAGGCATTTCCCACGAAGTCTGCGCACTGGCCGGCACCCTCGGCCTGGGCAAGCTGGTCGCCTTCTACGACGACAACGGCATCTCCATCGACGGCGAAGTGCACGGCTGGTTCACCGACGACACCCCGAAGCGCTTCGAAGCCTACGGCTGGCAGGTGATCCGCAACGTCGACGGCCATGACGCCGACGAGATCAAGACCGCCATCGAGACCGCGCGCAAGTCCAGCGACCGTCCGACCCTGATCTGCTGCAAGACCGTGATCGGCTTCGGTTCGCCGAACAAGCAGGGCAAGGAAGAGTGCCACGGCGCGCCGCTGGGCAATGACGAGATCGCCCTGACCCGCGCTGCCCTGGGCTGGAACCACGCGCCCTTCGAAGTCCCGGCCGATATCTACGCCGAATGGGATGCCAAGGCCGCCGGTGCTGCCCGCGAGGCCGAGTGGAACGAGCGCTTTGCCGCCTACGCCGCCGCCCATCCGGAACTGGCCGCTGAATTCCAGCGCCGTATCAAGGGCCAGCTGCCGGCCGATTTCTCCGCCAAGGCCGATGCCTACATCGCGGAAGTCGCCGCCAAGGGCGAAACCATCGCCAGCCGCAAGGCCAGCCAGAACGCCCTGAACGCTTTCGGCCCGCTGCTGCCGGAATTCCTCGGTGGCTCGGCTGACCTGGCCGGCTCCAACCTGACCCTGTGGAAAGGCTGCAAGGGAGTGTCCGCCGAAGACGCTTCCGGCAACTACCTCTACTACGGCGTTCGCGAGTTCGGCATGAGCGCCATCATGAACGGCATCGCCCTGCATGGCGGCTTCATTCCCTATGGCGCCACCTTCCTGGTGTTCATGGAGTACGCCTGCAACGCCGTGCGCATGGCCGCCCTGATGAAAAAGCGCGTGCTCTTCGTCTACACCCACGACTCCATCGGTCTGGGCGAAGACGGCCCGACCCACCAGCCGGTGGAGCAACTGGCCAGCCTGCGCTGCACTCCGAACCTGAACACCTGGCGTCCGGCCGACGCGGTGGAATCCGCCGTGGCCTGGAAATCCTCCATCGAGCGCAACGACGGCCCGAGCGCGCTGATCTTCTCCCGCCAGAACCTGCCTCACCAGGCTCGCGACGCTGCCCAGGTGGCGAACATCGCCCGTGGCGGCTACGTGCTCAAGGACAGCGATGGCGAGCCGGAACTGATCCTGATCGCCACCGGCTCCGAAGTGGGCCTGGCCGTCCAGGCCTTTGACGTGCTGACTGCCGCCGGCCGCAAGGTTCGCGTGGTGTCGATGCCGTCCACCAGCCTGTTCGATCAGCAGGACGCCGCCTACAAGCAGGCCGTGCTGCCGGTGCAGGTTGGCGCGCGCATCGCCATCGAGGCCGCCCACACCGACTTCTGGTACAAGTACGTCGGCCTGGAAGGCCGCGTGATCGGCATGACCAGCTTCGGTGAGTCCGCCCCGGCCGCCGCGCTGTTCGAGCACTTCGGCTTCACCGTCGACAACATCGTCGCCACCGCCGAAGAACTGCTGGACGTCTGACCCGTTCGTAGGAGCGAGCTCTGCTCGCGAAGCGCCCTGCTTCGCGCAGGGTTCGCGAGCAACGCTCGCTCCTGCAGGGTTTTCCACACCTCCCGGTCCTGCGAGCGCACCATGCCAAGCCATCGCCCCTTCAAAGTCGCCCTCAACGGCTACGGCCGTATCGGCCGTTGCGTGCTGCGCGCGCTCCACGAGCGCAGTGGCGGGGCGAGCTTCGAGATCGTCGCGCTGAACGACCTGGCCGACCAGGCCAGCATCGAGTACCTGACTCGTTTCGACTCCACCCACGGCCGCTTCCCCGGCGAAGTGCGGGTGGATGGCGATTGCCTGCATATCAACGGCGACTGCGTGAAGGTACTGCGCAGTGCCGAACCGGAAGGCATCGACTGGGCTGCCCTGGGCGTGGACCTGGTGCTGGAATGCTCCGGCCAGTACACCCACCGCCAGCAGGCCGAGCGCTTCCTGGCCGCCGGCGCACCCCGCGTGCTGCTGTCCCAGCCCATGTCCACCGAGTCGGATATCGACGCCACCATCGTCTATGGCGTCAATCAGGACAGCCTGAGCGGTGCCGAGAAACTGGTGTCCAACGCGTCCTGTACCACCAACTGCGGTGTACCGCTGCTGAAACTTCTCAACGAGTCCGTGGGTCTGGAATACGTCTCCATTACCACCATCCACTCGGCGATGAACGACCAGCCCGTGATCGACGCGTACCACCACGAAGACCTGCGCCGCACCCGCTCTGCCTTCCAGTCGGTGATCCCGGTATCCACCGGCCTCGCCCGTGGTATCGAGCGCCTGCTGCCGGAGCTGACCGGACGCATCCAGGCCAAGGCCATCCGTGTGCCGACGGTGAACGTGTCCTGCCTGGACATCACCCTGCAGACCGCCCGCGACACCTCCGCCGCCGAGATCAACCGCGTACTCCGCGAAGCCGCCGAAAGCGGCCCGCTGAAGGGCCTGCTGGCCTATACCGAGCTGCCCCACGCCAGTTGCGATTTCAACCACGATCCCCATTCCGCCATCGTCGACGGCAGCCAGACCCGCGTGTCCGGCCCGCGCCTGGTCAACCTGCTGGCCTGGTTCGACAACGAATGGGGTTTCGCCAACCGTATGCTCGACACCGCAGACCACTATCTGCGGGTTTCCGCTGCTTCTCGTTAACTACCAGCCCCCGTGAAGGACTGACCCCATGACCGTGTTGAAAATGACCGACCTCGACCTCCAGGGTAAGCGCGTGCTGATCCGTGAGGATCTCAACGTGCCGGTGAAGGACGGCGTCGTGAAGAGCGATGCGCGCATTCTCGCCTCCCTGCCGACCATCAAGCTGGCACTGGAGAAGGGCGCGGCGGTAATGGTCTGCTCCCACCTGGGTCGTCCCACCGAGGGCGAGTTCTCCGAAGAGAACAGCCTCAAGCCGGTGGCCGACTACCTGTCCAAGGCCCTGGGCCGCGAAGTGCCGCTGGTGGCCGACTACCTGGGCGGCGTCGACGTTGCCCCCGGCCAGGTCGTGCTGTTCGAGAACGTGCGCTTCAACAAGGGCGAGAAAAAGAACGCCGATGAGCTGGCCCGGCAGTACGCCGCCCTGTGCGACGTCTTCGTGATGGACGCCTTCGGTACCGCCCACCGCGCCGAGGGTTCCACCCACGGTGTGGCCAAGTTCGCCAAGGTTGCCGCTGCAGGTCCCCTGCTGGCCGCCGAACTGGACGCCCTGGGCAAGGCCCTGGGCAACCCGGCCCGCCCGATGGCTGCCATCGTTGCCGGCTCCAAGGTTTCCACCAAGCTGGACGTGCTGAACTCGCTGTCGCAGATCTGCGACCAGCTGATCGTCGGCGGCGGCATTGCCAACACCTTCCTCGCCGCTGCCGGCTACAAGGTGGGCAAGTCCCTTTACGAAGCCGACCTGGTGGACACTGCCAAGGCCATTGCCGCCAAGGTCAGCGTGCCGCTGCCGGTGGACGTGGTGGTCGCCAAGGAATTCGCTGAAAGCGCCGCTGCTACCGTCAAGGCAATCGCCGACGTGGCCGACGACGACATGATCCTGGACATCGGCCCGCAAACCGCTGCCCAGTTCGCCGAGCTGCTGAAGTCCTCCAGGACCATCCTCTGGAACGGTCCGGTAGGTGTGTTCGAATTCGACCAGTTCGGCAATGGCACCAAGGCCCTGGCCCTGGCCATTGCCGAAAGCCCGGCCTTCTCCATCGCGGGTGGTGGTGACACCCTGGCGGCGATCGACAAGTACGGCGTGGGCGAGCAGATCTCCTACATCTCCACCGGTGGCGGTGCTTTCCTCGAGTTCGTCGAGGGTAAGGTGCTGCCGGCCGTCGAGGTTCTGGAGCAGCGCGCGAAGTAAAACGGCCTAAACCATGGCAGGGTTCCGCGGTCCCTTGAACAGGGCCAGCGAAAAGGAGTACCTGCCATGCGCTACGCTGCGATTTTGCTGATTCTCTGTGCTGGACTCTGGGGCTGTGCCGGTGGCAAGCCCTCCAGCACTTGTGAAGTGATGAGCCCGCCCCAGGTGATAGTCCCGAGCAATCAGGATGACCAGCGGGTAGAGGCCCAGGCCAGTGGTGACCCCGCGGCCAGCAATGAAGGACAACAGCACTGCCCGTGACGGAGCGGTGCGTGGATGGCCGGAGCCGTCCCCCAAGGAGACGTGGATGAAAGGATGGTTCGCCCTCGCGGGTTTGGCGCTGCTGGCCGGTTGTGCCGGTCAGCAGGCTCCCAGCGATGATTGGACGCGCTGGGTCTGCGACAGCCAGGCCGAAGTGCTCTGGCGCTTCGCCGACGCGAGCAGGGAGAGCGTCGACCTGCGCCTGGGGGGCGGCGATATCGTCCACCGCCTGAAGCAGGAACCTGCGGGCTCCGGCGCGCTCTACAGCGACGGCAACCTGGCCTTCCACACCAAGGGCGATGAAGGCCTGGTGTACTGGGTGGCCACTGACGACCTGATTGGTCGCGGCTGCAAGGCGCCCTGATTCGATTTTGATTTTCCCCGGAGTGGAGCAACGACCGCTCCTCCCCGGGAACTTGAACCCGGCCTGCCCCTGCGGCAGGCTTTGCAATTTGACAGCCCACCCAATCGGGAGACTGAAACACCATGGCACTCATCAGCATGCGCCAGATGCTGGACCACGCCGCCGAATTCGGCTACGGCGTACCGGCTTTCAACGTCAACAACCTGGAACAGATGCGCGCCATCATGGAAGCGGCCGACAAGACCGATTCCCCGGTGATCGTGCAGGCCTCCGCCGGCGCCCGCAAATACGCCGGCGCCCCCTTCCTGCGCCACCTGATCCTGGCTGCCATCGAAGAATTCCCGCACATCCCGGTGTGCATGCACCAGGACCACGGCACCAGCCCTGACGTCTGCCAGCGCTCCATCCAGCTCGGCTTCTCCTCCGTGATGATGGATGGCTCCCTGCGCGAAGACGGCAAGACCCCGTCCGATTACGAATACAACGTGCGCGTCACCCAGCAGACCGTTGCCTTCGCCCACGCCTGCGGCGTGTCCGTGGAAGGCGAGCTGGGCTGCCTGGGCTCCCTGGAAACCGGCCAGGCCGGTGAAGAGGACGGCGTTGGCGCCGAAGGCACCCTGGACCACAGCCAGATGCTGACCGACCCGGAAGAAGCCGCCGACTTCGTCAAGAAGACCCAGGTGGACGCCCTGGCCATCGCCATCGGCACCAGCCACGGCGCCTACAAGTTCACCAAGCCGCCGACCGGTGACATCCTCGCCATCGACCGCATCAAGGAAATCCACAAGCGCATCCCCAACACCCACCTGGTGATGCACGGTTCTTCCTCCGTTCCGCAGGACTGGCTGGCGATCATCAACGAGTTCGGCGGCGACATTAAGGAAACCTACGGCGTGCCGGTCGAGGAAATCGTCGAAGGCATCAAGTACGGCGTACGCAAGGTGAACATCGACACCGACCTGCGCCTGGCTTCCACCGGTGCCATCCGCAGCTTCCTGGCCAAGAACCCGGCCGAGTTCGATCCGCGCAAGTACTTCGCCAAGACCGTCGAAGCCATGCGCGACATCTGCATCGCCCGCTACGAAGCCTTCGGCACCGCCGGCAACGCCTCCAGGATCAAGCCGATCTCCCTGGAAGGCATGTTCCAGCGCTACGCCAAGGGCGAGCTGGCCGCCAAGGTCAACTGATCCCGTAGTGCTTCACGAGGAGCCCCGCAGTGCGGGGCTCTTTCGTATCCGGCAACAGGAGTTTCCGATGCGCCTGCCCCTGATGATGGGTTTCGCCCTGCTGCTCGCGGGCTGTGCCGGCCAGCCGCCAGTGGCCCCTGCGCCGCCGCCCGAGGCGGCATCCAGCGATCCGCAGCAGTGCCTGGATCGCACCGACTGCACGACCAAGACCTCGCGCACCCTGATGTTCGTCTTCGACTACGCCGAAGCCGGCGGCGCCCTGGTGCAACGCAAGGGCACCTGGCTGTTCACCCCGAGCGCGGCCAAGCCGTCCGGCTGGCCATCGCTGAAGATCCGCCTGGCCGCCCCGCCAACCGGGCGCTTCGAGTTCGCCAGCCAGTGCCCGGCCGGTGACTGCCGGATCAGCGAAGGTGATCTGCTTCGGGTGTATCGCAGCTATCTGGCGGGTGATCCGTGCCTGCTGACGGAAGCGAAGGCTCTGGCAAGGTGCCTGGAGCCCGTACCCCTCTCCCCCGGCCCCTCTCCCTGATGGAGAGGGGCCGGGAGGCGGGTACTCAAGGCAGCCGATGCTCGATCTTCAGGCTGTAGAAGGTCGCCTTCCCCGCCTCGGTCTCGTATCCCGTGTTGTCCTGCGCATACACCCCGGCCTTGAAGTACAGCGGCTTCGGCGCCCATGCCGTCGACAGCTGCTGGCTCCACAGGCTGCCATTGACCATCACGCTGAGCAGGCCCTTCGGCGACAGGTCGATCACATAGCTGAAGCGCTGGTTCAACGGGATGCCGCTGAGCAGCGGGATCACGGTGCTGGTCGTGTCGGTGGGCGAGTTGCGCACCTTGGCGACGATGTTGGCTGTCTGGCTTGCGGTCTTGAACTGGTACTCCAGCTTGAGCAGCGGGCTGGAGCTGCCAAAGGCGTGGATCTGGCCGATCACCAGCTTGCCGGTGGAGGGCACCTGGCTGACGGCGAGGTTGGCGCTGAGCAGGTTGTCGGCGCTGGGGTAGGTCCAGTTGCGCAGCTCGCCGTCGGCGTATGTCTCGCGCAGTTCACTGCGCGGGTACACGGCATTGGTGGTGGTGGTGCCGTTCACCGGGACCCAGAAGGTCACGCCCGTGGAGGTGCTCTGGAAATAGTGGTCCTGGTAGCCACCTACCAGCAGCGGGGTTTCGATGGTGACGGCGGGCACGCCTACGGGCAGGGTCAGGTTCCAGGTAGAGAGGTCGATCATGACTGAGTTCTCGAAAGGAACTTCCAGTCGGGCGCTGCTTATCCTCGTCACCCAGATACTGGGGCGGCGTTCCGGCCAATCGCGCTCGAACCAAAAGTGAGGTTGCTGGTGGCAGTTGCCTGCCGTGTCGTCCGAAGGCATTGCGGCCGTCTCGCGAGCGCTTTATACGGACTCGCCGAGTGGCTTGTCAGTTACCGATTGTCGGCATGTTGACGTCAAAGAAATGCCTTATCTCCAGTTGGCCAGCATTGCGATATTGCCTCCGGCGAGCGAGGCGGATTCGGCCGGATATGACCGTCCTTGATGGATAAGGAAATTTTCCCCAGGGGCGCGCCGGTTTTTTGAAAGGCTCTGGCTCGGTGCTATCAGCGATGCCCGCCGCGCACTCGAGGGGGAATCTGCTCAAAAATTGAACTGCGTCGCAAAGCCCCAGGGAACTATTCGAGGTCCGGTCGACTGGTCCGGTAGGCGCTCGCGAAACGCTGTGCTCGGGTAGACTGTCGCGCCCCCATTTCCACCTGCCTTGCCATGACCAGTCTCAAGTACCTCCGCGGCTACCCGGCCCACCTCCAGGAACAGGTGGCGCAGATGATGGCCGCCGGCCGCCTCGGCGAGTACCTGGAGCGCCGCTATCCGGGCCGTCACGAAGTGCAGAGCGACAAGGCGCTGTACAGCTACGCCATGAGCCTGAAGCAGGAGCACCTGCGCAACGCCCCGGCGCCGGACAAGGTGCTCTACGACAACAAACTCGATGTGGTGCACAAGGCTCTCGGTCTCAACACGGCCATCTCGCGGGTACAGGGCGGCAAGCTCAAGGCGAAGAAGGAGATTCGCGTCGCTTCGCTGTTCAGGGAGGCCGCGCCGGAGTTCCTGCAGATGATCCTGGTCCACGAGCTGGCGCACCTGAAAGAACGCGATCACACCAAGGCCTTTTACCAGCTGTGCGAGCACATGCTGCCCGGCTACCACCAGCTGGAATTCGACCTGCGCATCTACCTCACCTGGCGGGAACTGGCGGGCTGAGCCCAGCACCGGCTGCTAGGCTCTGAGTTAGCAGCCGACCGAGGTTCGCGGACATGCGTCCGACTTTCCGCACCCTCTGTTTCGTTCTCTGGGTGCTGGGCCTGGTTCCCTTCGCCGATGGCCGGGAATTGCTCGCGGTCGGCACCGAATTCCCCGGTATCTACGTCCTCGACCGCAGCGGTAAGCCGCGAGGGCTCGGCGTCGATGCCCTGCGCGTGATCGCCGGCGAGCTGGGCCATCAGGTGCGCTTCGAGAACTATCCCTGGGCCCGCGCGCAGAAACTGGTGGAAGAGGGCCGCGCCGATGTGCTGATCGGTCCCTACCGGACCGCCGCGCGGGAGCTTCGTTTCCAGTTTGCCGAGCCCGGTTTCTACCGCGACAGCGTCGTCTTCTATGCCCGCACGGACTCGGCCAGCAGTTGGGACGGCACCCTGGCCAGCCTGATGGGGAAGCGCATCGCCATCATCCACGGCTGGAGCTACGGCGAACGCTTCGAGGCCATGCGCGGCCAGCTCGACCAGCACATCACGCCCTCGGTGGAGCATGCCTTCAAGCTGCTGATGGCCGGGCGCGCCGACCTGGCCGCCACCAACGAAAGGGATTCCCGGCCGCGCATCGAAGAGCTGGGTATTGCCGACAAGGTGCATCGCCTCAAGCCGGACATCGATACCCAGGTGGGCTATTTCGCCCTGCCAAGAGGTGAATCCCACCGCCAGCTCCGCGACGACATCGGCCGGACCCTGCGACAGATGCGTGCCGATGGTCGGTTGGCGAAACTCGCAAAGCCTTATGGCGTGCCCCTTCCCTGAGCAAGTCGTCCGATTGCCCCGGACGCCCGTGGGCGTTGGGGCGGGGCGTGGCTACACTGCCGCCACAAGAAGAAAAGGCGGGAGAGTCGGATTGAACGCAGTCGAGTCGGATTATTCGATCTACCGCAAGGTGGTCACGCAACTGATGAACGGCGAGGAGCAGTTGCCCAGCCTGCCGATGATCACCCTGGACATCCGCCGGGCCCTGGCTGATCCGAATGTCTCCGTTGCCCGCCTGAAGCAGGTCATCAGCAGGGACCCGGCCCTCAGCGCGCTGCTGATGAAACACGCTTCCAGCATCGCGTTCCGCTCCACCCAGCCGCCCAGGACCCTGGA is part of the Pseudomonas lalkuanensis genome and harbors:
- the tkt gene encoding transketolase → MPSRRERANAIRALSMDAVQKANSGHPGAPMGMADIAEVLWRDYLQHNPNNPEWPNRDRFVLSNGHGSMLNYSLLHLTGYDLTIEDLKNFRQLGSRTPGHPEYGYTAGVETTTGPLGQGIANAVGFAIAEKTLAAQFNRDGHNIVDHNTYVFLGDGCMMEGISHEVCALAGTLGLGKLVAFYDDNGISIDGEVHGWFTDDTPKRFEAYGWQVIRNVDGHDADEIKTAIETARKSSDRPTLICCKTVIGFGSPNKQGKEECHGAPLGNDEIALTRAALGWNHAPFEVPADIYAEWDAKAAGAAREAEWNERFAAYAAAHPELAAEFQRRIKGQLPADFSAKADAYIAEVAAKGETIASRKASQNALNAFGPLLPEFLGGSADLAGSNLTLWKGCKGVSAEDASGNYLYYGVREFGMSAIMNGIALHGGFIPYGATFLVFMEYACNAVRMAALMKKRVLFVYTHDSIGLGEDGPTHQPVEQLASLRCTPNLNTWRPADAVESAVAWKSSIERNDGPSALIFSRQNLPHQARDAAQVANIARGGYVLKDSDGEPELILIATGSEVGLAVQAFDVLTAAGRKVRVVSMPSTSLFDQQDAAYKQAVLPVQVGARIAIEAAHTDFWYKYVGLEGRVIGMTSFGESAPAAALFEHFGFTVDNIVATAEELLDV
- the epd gene encoding erythrose-4-phosphate dehydrogenase, which codes for MPSHRPFKVALNGYGRIGRCVLRALHERSGGASFEIVALNDLADQASIEYLTRFDSTHGRFPGEVRVDGDCLHINGDCVKVLRSAEPEGIDWAALGVDLVLECSGQYTHRQQAERFLAAGAPRVLLSQPMSTESDIDATIVYGVNQDSLSGAEKLVSNASCTTNCGVPLLKLLNESVGLEYVSITTIHSAMNDQPVIDAYHHEDLRRTRSAFQSVIPVSTGLARGIERLLPELTGRIQAKAIRVPTVNVSCLDITLQTARDTSAAEINRVLREAAESGPLKGLLAYTELPHASCDFNHDPHSAIVDGSQTRVSGPRLVNLLAWFDNEWGFANRMLDTADHYLRVSAASR
- a CDS encoding phosphoglycerate kinase, whose product is MTVLKMTDLDLQGKRVLIREDLNVPVKDGVVKSDARILASLPTIKLALEKGAAVMVCSHLGRPTEGEFSEENSLKPVADYLSKALGREVPLVADYLGGVDVAPGQVVLFENVRFNKGEKKNADELARQYAALCDVFVMDAFGTAHRAEGSTHGVAKFAKVAAAGPLLAAELDALGKALGNPARPMAAIVAGSKVSTKLDVLNSLSQICDQLIVGGGIANTFLAAAGYKVGKSLYEADLVDTAKAIAAKVSVPLPVDVVVAKEFAESAAATVKAIADVADDDMILDIGPQTAAQFAELLKSSRTILWNGPVGVFEFDQFGNGTKALALAIAESPAFSIAGGGDTLAAIDKYGVGEQISYISTGGGAFLEFVEGKVLPAVEVLEQRAK
- a CDS encoding MliC family protein, whose protein sequence is MKGWFALAGLALLAGCAGQQAPSDDWTRWVCDSQAEVLWRFADASRESVDLRLGGGDIVHRLKQEPAGSGALYSDGNLAFHTKGDEGLVYWVATDDLIGRGCKAP
- the fba gene encoding class II fructose-bisphosphate aldolase (catalyzes the reversible aldol condensation of dihydroxyacetonephosphate and glyceraldehyde 3-phosphate in the Calvin cycle, glycolysis, and/or gluconeogenesis); this encodes MALISMRQMLDHAAEFGYGVPAFNVNNLEQMRAIMEAADKTDSPVIVQASAGARKYAGAPFLRHLILAAIEEFPHIPVCMHQDHGTSPDVCQRSIQLGFSSVMMDGSLREDGKTPSDYEYNVRVTQQTVAFAHACGVSVEGELGCLGSLETGQAGEEDGVGAEGTLDHSQMLTDPEEAADFVKKTQVDALAIAIGTSHGAYKFTKPPTGDILAIDRIKEIHKRIPNTHLVMHGSSSVPQDWLAIINEFGGDIKETYGVPVEEIVEGIKYGVRKVNIDTDLRLASTGAIRSFLAKNPAEFDPRKYFAKTVEAMRDICIARYEAFGTAGNASRIKPISLEGMFQRYAKGELAAKVN
- a CDS encoding polysaccharide lyase family 7 protein → MIDLSTWNLTLPVGVPAVTIETPLLVGGYQDHYFQSTSTGVTFWVPVNGTTTTNAVYPRSELRETYADGELRNWTYPSADNLLSANLAVSQVPSTGKLVIGQIHAFGSSSPLLKLEYQFKTASQTANIVAKVRNSPTDTTSTVIPLLSGIPLNQRFSYVIDLSPKGLLSVMVNGSLWSQQLSTAWAPKPLYFKAGVYAQDNTGYETEAGKATFYSLKIEHRLP
- a CDS encoding YgjP-like metallopeptidase domain-containing protein, with product MTSLKYLRGYPAHLQEQVAQMMAAGRLGEYLERRYPGRHEVQSDKALYSYAMSLKQEHLRNAPAPDKVLYDNKLDVVHKALGLNTAISRVQGGKLKAKKEIRVASLFREAAPEFLQMILVHELAHLKERDHTKAFYQLCEHMLPGYHQLEFDLRIYLTWRELAG
- a CDS encoding substrate-binding periplasmic protein — protein: MRPTFRTLCFVLWVLGLVPFADGRELLAVGTEFPGIYVLDRSGKPRGLGVDALRVIAGELGHQVRFENYPWARAQKLVEEGRADVLIGPYRTAARELRFQFAEPGFYRDSVVFYARTDSASSWDGTLASLMGKRIAIIHGWSYGERFEAMRGQLDQHITPSVEHAFKLLMAGRADLAATNERDSRPRIEELGIADKVHRLKPDIDTQVGYFALPRGESHRQLRDDIGRTLRQMRADGRLAKLAKPYGVPLP